One genomic segment of Primulina tabacum isolate GXHZ01 chromosome 9, ASM2559414v2, whole genome shotgun sequence includes these proteins:
- the LOC142555967 gene encoding monolignol oxidoreductase AtBBE-like 15: MGSSTCLFLTLNTILLFSSLVASQPILEKLYQCISLNSDLSIPFSTAFFAPENASFNSILQSSAQNLRYLLPSVPKPQLIFTPLTENHVQAAVICAKELDIQFRVRSGGHDYEGLSYMSEMEQPFIVVDLSKLRSIAVDIQDNSAWVQAGATNGELYYRISQKSKTHAFPAGLCPSLGIGGHITGGAYGTLMRKYGLGADNVIDARIVDASGRILERDSMGEDLFWAIRGGGGASFGVILAWKVRLVPVPATVTVFTLPKTLEQNATKILYKWQLVAENIDEDLFIRVIIQAIDAAKKGERTIQTAYNAMFIGRTERLLQVMDESFPELGLTRKDCTEMSWIQSVLYIAGYPKNTPPEVLLEGKSLFKNYFKAKSDFIREPIPETGLEGLWKRILEEDSPLIIWNPYGGMMSKISESEIPFPHRKGVLFMIQYLTLWNDEKPESEAKHMDWIRMLYNYMASYASMFPREAYVNYRDLDLGVNKNCTSFITSISWGSKYFKNNFNRLLKVKTKVDPDNLFRHEQSIPTLPLMNQRTGKIMIH; encoded by the coding sequence ATGGGATCCTCAACCtgtttatttcttacattgaaCACGATTCTGCTCTTTTCTTCATTGGTTGCTTCACAACCAATTCTTGAAAAACTCTACCAGTGCATTTCTCTAAATTCCGACCTCTCTATCCCTTTTTCAACGGCTTTCTTTGCCCCCGAAAATGCTTCATTCAACTCTATCCTACAATCTTCTGCGCAAAACTTGAGGTACTTGCTTCCTTCCGTACCTAAACCTCAGTTGATCTTCACTCCGTTGACAGAAAATCATGTTCAAGCTGCTGTTATTTGCGCGAAAGAGCTTGATATCCAGTTCAGAGTGCGAAGCGGAGGCCATGATTATGAAGGCCTTTCTTACATGTCAGAAATGGAGCAACCATTCATAGTTGTAGACCTTTCAAAACTTCGATCTATTGCTGTAGATATCCAGGATAACAGTGCATGGGTTCAGGCTGGTGCAACAAACGGTGAACTTTATTACAGAATTTCACAGAAAAGCAAGACTCACGCTTTCCCTGCCGGACTTTGCCCCAGCTTAGGAATTGGAGGGCACATAACTGGAGGAGCATATGGTACCTTGATGAGGAAATATGGGCTAGGAGCGGATAATGTGATCGATGCACGAATAGTCGATGCCAGTGGCAGGATTCTTGAGAGGGATTCTATGGGGGAAGACCTTTTCTGGGCTATTAGAGGAGGCGGTGGAGCTAGTTTTGGGGTGATTCTTGCATGGAAGGTTAGACTTGTTCCTGTCCCAGCAACTGTCACGGTTTTCACCCTTCCGAAGACCTTGGAACAGAATGCAACAAAAATTCTCTACAAGTGGCAACTGGTAGCTGAGAATATTGATGAAGATCTCTTCATCAGAGTCATTATACAAGCTATAGATGCTGCGAAGAAAGGTGAAAGAACTATCCAAACTGCTTATAATGCTATGTTTATTGGAAGAACAGAGAGGCTTCTCCAGGTGATGGATGAAAGCTTCCCTGAACTGGGATTGACCCGAAAAGATTGCACCGAAATGAGTTGGATTCAATCGGTGCTTTACATTGCTGGTTATCCAAAAAATACGCCACCCGAAGTTTTGCTCGAGGGCAAGTCTTTATTTAAGAACTACTTCAAAGCCAAATCAGACTTTATCAGAGAGCCAATACCAGAGACCGGGCTTGAAGGGTTGTGGAAAAGGATACTCGAAGAAGATTCACCATTGATCATATGGAATCCGTATGGTGGAATGATGAGTAAGATATCAGAATCCGAAATCCCTTTCCCACACAGAAAAGGGGTTCTTTTCATGATACAGTATCTAACCCTTTGGAATGATGAAAAGCCCGAATCCGAAGCCAAGCACATGGACTGGATAAGGATGCTTTATAATTACATGGCCTCTTATGCTTCCATGTTTCCAAGAGAAGCCTATGTGAATTATAGAGATCTTGATTTGGGAGTGAACAAGAATTGTACAAGTTTCATAACATCGATTTCATGGGGTAGTAAGTATTTTAAGAACAATTTTAACAGACTATTGAAGGTAAAGACTAAGGTTGATCCCGATAATTTATTCAGACATGAACAGAGCATTCCAACTCTTCCATTGATGAATCAGAGAACGGGAAAGATAATGATTCACTAA